A stretch of the Papaver somniferum cultivar HN1 chromosome 6, ASM357369v1, whole genome shotgun sequence genome encodes the following:
- the LOC113286163 gene encoding uncharacterized protein LOC113286163 produces the protein MASRNGEQPAFSVFSQNLVPLRFFLQSNDGHVIEIEESIGMQFDAIKRLVQGGQITLTYDCRRVVALNSSRFILDIVIQYTRNYAQLQDRIKRIGCGYITLIRARNERDLDFIKWVTDKRTFGLNKPQSVQMLGEVAAAAGDLGMQRLLDVSCGALSMLIQDYTEEDIYALLGVRIKKTGPKMEADTIAEHIGHARDLQRMSYGSHPNYMGGATHPATPLMPHMGTNVMQSQPNHMGGVAHPQMGTNSLQNPGGSFYWVGDQGVVMEGVNLQRRIPENGTKNVNFSKTPEYFSNVNQLSLTFGQLNLGRDGDPLFTDMEMLRMIS, from the exons ATGGCAAGTCGTAATGGAGAACAGCCTGCTTTCTCTGTGTTTTCTCAAAACTTGGTACCATTGAGATTTTTCTTGCAAAGCAACGATGGGCATGTGATAGAGATTGAGGAGAGCATTGGTATGCAGTTTGACGCTATAAAGCGGCTAGTACAAGGAGGTCAGATCACATTAACTTATGACTGTCGACGGGTGGTAGCTCTGAATTCAAGTAGATTCATTCTGGATATCGTCATCCAGTACACCAGAAACTATGCCCAGTTACAGGATAGGATTAAAAGGATTGGCTGTGGCTATATCACCCTTATAAGGGCTAGGAATGAACGCGATTTAGATTTCATAAAATGGGTGACTGACAAAAGAACCTTTGGTCTCAATAAGCCCCAATCTGTCCAGATGCTTGGGGAAGTTGCAGCTGCAGCAGGCGATTTGGGAATGCAGCGTTTACTGGATGTGAGTTGCGGAGCTCTGTCTATGCTCATACAAGACTACACCGAGGAAGATATCTATGCTCTGCTGGGAGTCAGAATAAAGAAAACTGGTCCCAAGATGGAAGCTGATACCATTGCTGAACATATTGGCCATGCTCGTGATCTCCAACGCATGAg TTACGGTAGCCATCCAAATTACATGGGGGGAGCTACACATCCTGCAACTCCTTTAATGCCTCATATGGGAACAAATGTTATGCAAAGCCAACCAAATCACATGGGAGGAGTTGCACATCCTCAGATGGGGACGAACAGTTTGCAAAATCCTGGAGGGTCGTTTTACTGGGTGGGTGATCAGGGAGTCGTCATGGAAGGAGTGAATCTTCAACGGAGGATTCCAGAAAATGGCACCAAGAATGTCAATTTCAGTAAAACTCCAGAATATTTTTCGAATGTTAACCAACTTTCGCTGACTTTTGGTCAGCTCAATCTTGGGCGTGATGGGGATCCTCTTTTCACAGACATGGAAATGCTCAGGATGATCAGCTGA